One genomic region from Strix uralensis isolate ZFMK-TIS-50842 chromosome 19, bStrUra1, whole genome shotgun sequence encodes:
- the CBX8 gene encoding chromobox protein homolog 8 isoform X1, translating to MELSAVGERVFAAEALLKRRIRKGRMEYLVKWKGWSQKYSTWEPEENILDARLLAAFEESFGSFNTSREREMELYGPKKRGPKPKTFLLKAQAKAKAKTYEFRSDSSRGIRVPYPGRSPQELGSTSRAREGLRNIALAPQGSSSTSTPKGDSIRDRVIRVEEKPGETPKKRGPKPRKELYKDLAETLDASKRKLGDPGDKVGDYLKARKMEEAAAGAAKFGSGHSVIQLARRQDPDLPGALPGPNRAEVGAKLGAAETYPPRLAKHRADFLDPKGQGGLDPGGPKLLHGAVSPGAVGSLYRDGVGGQAGRPSLIARIPVSRILGDPEEESWSPSLNNLEKVVVTDVTSNFLTVTIKESSTDQGFFKEKR from the exons GGGCGCATGGAATATCTCGTAAAATGGAAGGGCTGGTCTCAGAA GTACAGCACTTGGGAACCTGAGGAAAACATCCTGGATGCCCGTTTGCTCGCAGCCTTTGAGGAAAG CTTTGGTTCTTTTAACACCTCTAGGGAGCGAGAAATGGAGCTATACGGGCCCAAAAAGCGAGGCCCCAAGCCCAAAACCTTCCTGCTAAAG GCCCAGGCAAAAGCAAAAGCCAAAACCTATGAATTCCGCAGTGACTCTTCCAGGGGGATCCGGGTGCCGTATCCTGGCAGGTCCCCCCAGGAGCTGGGCTCCACGTCCCGGGCTAGGGAAGGACTGAGAAACATAGCCCTGGCTCCCCAGGGCAgctccagcaccagcacccccaaggGAGACAGCATCCGGGACCGGGTGATCCGCGTGGAGGAGAAACCTGGGGAGACCCCCAAAAAGAGAGGCCCCAAGCCCAGGAAGGAGCTTTACAAGGACCTGGCGGAGACTCTGGATGCCTCCAAGAGGAAACTGGGGGACCCGGGGGACAAGGTGGGGGACTACCTGAAGGCCAGGAAGatggaggaggcggcggcgggggcggccaaGTTCGGCTCAGGACACAGTGTCATCCAGCTGGCCCGGCGGCAGGACCCCGACCTCCCCggtgccctgcccggccccaaCCGAGCCGAGGTGGGTGCCAAGCTGGGAGCTGCCGAGACCTACCCCCCCCGGCTGGCCAAGCACCGGGCAGACTTTCTGGACCCcaaggggcagggggggctggacCCCGGCGGGCCCAAGCTCCTGCACGGCGCCGTCAGCCCGGGCGCCGTGGGCAGCCTGTACCGCGACGGCGTGGGGGGCCAGGCGGGGCGACCCTCCCTCATCGCCAGGATCCCCGTCTCCAGGATCCTGGGGGACCCCGAGGAGGAGTCCTGGAGCCCCTCTCTCAACAACCTGGAGAAGGTGGTGGTAACTGATGTGACCTCTAACTTTTTGACCGTCACCATCAAGGAGAGCAGCACGGACCAAGGATTCTTTAAAGAGAAGCGATGA
- the CBX8 gene encoding chromobox protein homolog 8 isoform X2 — MELSAVGERVFAAEALLKRRIRKGRMEYLVKWKGWSQKYSTWEPEENILDARLLAAFEEREREMELYGPKKRGPKPKTFLLKAQAKAKAKTYEFRSDSSRGIRVPYPGRSPQELGSTSRAREGLRNIALAPQGSSSTSTPKGDSIRDRVIRVEEKPGETPKKRGPKPRKELYKDLAETLDASKRKLGDPGDKVGDYLKARKMEEAAAGAAKFGSGHSVIQLARRQDPDLPGALPGPNRAEVGAKLGAAETYPPRLAKHRADFLDPKGQGGLDPGGPKLLHGAVSPGAVGSLYRDGVGGQAGRPSLIARIPVSRILGDPEEESWSPSLNNLEKVVVTDVTSNFLTVTIKESSTDQGFFKEKR; from the exons GGGCGCATGGAATATCTCGTAAAATGGAAGGGCTGGTCTCAGAA GTACAGCACTTGGGAACCTGAGGAAAACATCCTGGATGCCCGTTTGCTCGCAGCCTTTGAGGAAAG GGAGCGAGAAATGGAGCTATACGGGCCCAAAAAGCGAGGCCCCAAGCCCAAAACCTTCCTGCTAAAG GCCCAGGCAAAAGCAAAAGCCAAAACCTATGAATTCCGCAGTGACTCTTCCAGGGGGATCCGGGTGCCGTATCCTGGCAGGTCCCCCCAGGAGCTGGGCTCCACGTCCCGGGCTAGGGAAGGACTGAGAAACATAGCCCTGGCTCCCCAGGGCAgctccagcaccagcacccccaaggGAGACAGCATCCGGGACCGGGTGATCCGCGTGGAGGAGAAACCTGGGGAGACCCCCAAAAAGAGAGGCCCCAAGCCCAGGAAGGAGCTTTACAAGGACCTGGCGGAGACTCTGGATGCCTCCAAGAGGAAACTGGGGGACCCGGGGGACAAGGTGGGGGACTACCTGAAGGCCAGGAAGatggaggaggcggcggcgggggcggccaaGTTCGGCTCAGGACACAGTGTCATCCAGCTGGCCCGGCGGCAGGACCCCGACCTCCCCggtgccctgcccggccccaaCCGAGCCGAGGTGGGTGCCAAGCTGGGAGCTGCCGAGACCTACCCCCCCCGGCTGGCCAAGCACCGGGCAGACTTTCTGGACCCcaaggggcagggggggctggacCCCGGCGGGCCCAAGCTCCTGCACGGCGCCGTCAGCCCGGGCGCCGTGGGCAGCCTGTACCGCGACGGCGTGGGGGGCCAGGCGGGGCGACCCTCCCTCATCGCCAGGATCCCCGTCTCCAGGATCCTGGGGGACCCCGAGGAGGAGTCCTGGAGCCCCTCTCTCAACAACCTGGAGAAGGTGGTGGTAACTGATGTGACCTCTAACTTTTTGACCGTCACCATCAAGGAGAGCAGCACGGACCAAGGATTCTTTAAAGAGAAGCGATGA
- the CBX2 gene encoding chromobox protein homolog 2, producing MEELSSVGEQVFAAECILSKRLRKGKLEYLVKWRGWSSKHNSWEPEENILDPRLLLAFQKKEHEKEVQNRKRGKRPRGRPRKHVEPEMPAKTKSSSSSSSTSSSSSSSDEEDESDLETKRGPRSRETHPVPQKKAQILVAKPEMKDTSRKKRGRKPLPPEQKAARRTVNLTKVLKTSRKEVGGSAKLLGKLQPQHSSQGSGMAVLKDPPGALPGLSSAGSSAENLPNMMKSGSASPSRAISWQSSIVHYMNRMSQSQNSAETSPLGRLALKSQASSKSGLGLDLKMRSQKGSGELGLSMQGPKTAKAPSSGAGGDQKSGFAAGGQMLHNGSKTPASSSGAGSQPASSQELNLQALNLQSVKNGPSLAGGSSLPRHLCSALSKGSGGAAASAGAGGAKGGAAGAGANAASTGGLAGGDGSKSEKQAHRTGDRDSAKGGPAGPQEGHAATETRKPAALSEMSTGEETSSDSDRDSASFPGMGQNMSVSIQTSQDWKPTRSLIEHVFVTDVTANLITVTVKESPTSVGFFNLRQY from the exons atGGAGGAGCTGAGCAGCGTGGGAGAGCAGGTCTTCGCCGccgagtgcatcctcagcaagcgGCTCCGCAAG GGCAAGCTGGAGTACCTGGTCAAGTGGCGGGGCTGGTCCTCCAA GCACAACAGCTGGGAGCCCGAGGAGAACATCCTCGACCCGAGACTCCTCCTCGCTTTCCAAAAGAA GGAGCATGAAAAAGAAGTGCAGAATCGGAAGAGGGGCAAGCGGCCCCGGGGAAGGCCCAGGAAACACGTG GAACCAGAGATGCCTGCAAAAACTAAGTcaagtagctcctcttcctccacatcctcctcttcctcctcctctgatgAAGAGGATGAAAGCGACCTGGAAACAAAGAGAGGTCCCCGCAGCAGAGAGACTCACCCGGTACCACAGAAGAAAGCTCAGATCCTGGTGGCGAAGCCTGAAATGAAAGACACTTCCAGGAAGAAGCGTGGACGGAAACCTCTTCCCCCAGAGCAGAAAGCGGCTCGAAGGACCGTGAACCTGACAAAGGTGCTGAAAACATCCCGGAAGGAGGTGGGCGGCAGCGCCAAGCTGCTGGGGaagctgcagccccagcacagctcgCAGGGCTCGGGCATGGCCGTGCTGAAGGACCCGCCGGGCGCTTTGCCTGGGCTCAGCTCCGCGGGGTCGTCTGCAGAAAACCTGCCCAACATGATGAAGAGCGGCTCCGCGAGCCCAAGCCGGGCCATCAGCTGGCAGAGCTCCATCGTGCACTACATGAACAGGATGTCCCAAAGCCAGAACTCGGCGGAGACCTCGCCCCTGGGCAGGCTGGCGCTGAAGTCGCAGGCATCCAGTAAGAGCGGCTTAGGGCTGGACTTAAAAATGAGGAGCCAGAAGGGATCTGGGGAGCTTGGGCTGAGCATGCAGGGACCCAAGACTGCTAAGGCTCCTAGCAGCGGCGCTGGAGGGGACCAGAAATCAGGATTTGCCGCGGGAGGCCAAATGCTGCACAACGGCAGCAAGACGCCTGCGAGCTCATCCGGGGCCGGCAGCCAACCGGCCTCCAGTCAGGAGCTGAACCTCCAGGCTCTGAACCTGCAGAGCGTCAAAAACGGGCCGAGCTTGGCTGGTGGGAGCAGCCTCCCCCGCCACCTTTGCAGCGCCCTGTCCAAAGGCTCCGGCGGTGCAGCAGCGAGTGCAGGGGCCGGCGGGGCGaagggcggcgcggcgggggccggggcgaaCGCTGCCAGCACCGGTGGGCTCGCAGGGGGGGACGGCAGCAAGAGCGAGAAGCAAGCGCACCGGACAGGCGACAGGGACTCGGCCAAAGGCGGCCCGGCCGGCCCGCAGGAGGGGCACGCGGCCACCGAGACCCGCAAGCCAGCCGCCCTTTCCGAAATGAGCACAGGTGAAGAGACCAGCTCGGATTCGGACCGGGATTCAGCTTCCTTCCCGGGCATGGGTCAGAACATGTCTGTCTCCATCCAGACCAGCCAGGACTGGAAACCCACCCGCAGCCTGATCGAGCACGTCTTTGTCACCGATGTCACCGCGAACCTGATCACAGTGACAGTCAAGGAGTCCCCCACCAGCGTCGGGTTTTTCAACCTAAGGCAATACTGA
- the ENPP7 gene encoding ectonucleotide pyrophosphatase/phosphodiesterase family member 7 — MFTSLGFLLAALSLARCIPVQQVSHRSKVLLVSFDGFRWNYDQDVDTPNLDAMAAEGVKARYMTPAFITITSPCHFTLLTGRYLENHGVIHNMWFNTSTGQKLPYHSTQGVDSWWDNGSLPIWITAQRQGLKTGSIYFPGGRAKYQGEEVNMKLVEPLLFNYSNETNWRENIDTAMEWFTVNNLDFIALYFGEPDSAGHKYGPESTQRKNMIKQVDRTIGYLRQRIRESGLESNLSLIITSDHGMETVIKTNEIHIQTVANFTFKDIQFELLDYGPNGLLVPKEGKLEHVYSVLKNAHPNLHVYKKADFPRRFRYANHSRITPLLLYSDPGYVIHGRYKVQFNKGEHGFDNEAMAMKTIFRAVGPAFRRGLLVEPFDSVHVYALLCELLGITPEPHDGDLEALRPMLRSRAPLPPAKTLPVTLGLALVLGRWGGMPFSRQLRAPVVRGLLGLVRPPSGTSDSQADFLVLPAWHHPADITESSRLEKALKII, encoded by the exons ATGTTCACTTCACTGGGGTTCCTACTTGCTGCCCTCTCTTTAGCAAGATGCATCCCCGTGCAGCAGGTATCCCACCGCAGCAAAGTCCTCCTGGTGTCCTTTGACGGCTTTCGGTGGAACTACGACCAGGACGTGGACACCCCCAACCTCGACGCTATGGCTGCGGAGGGGGTGAAGGCGCGGTACATGACTCCTGCCTTCATCACCATCACCAGCCCGTGCCACTTCACGCTGCTGACCG GGAGGTACCTGGAGAACCACGGCGTGATTCACAACATGTGGTTCAACACCAGCACGGGCCAGAAGCTGCCCTACCACAGCACGCAAGGCGTGGACAGCTGGTGGGACAACGGCAGCCTGCCCATCTGGATCACCGCTCAGAGACAG GGTTTAAAGACGGGCTCGATCTATTTCCCCGGAGGAAGAGCAAAATACCAAGGGGAAGAAGTGAATATGAAGCTGGTGGAGCCCCTCTTGTTCAACTACAGCAACGAAACCAACTGGAGAGAGAACATTGACACCGCCATGGAGTGGTTCACGGTGAACAACCTcgacttcatcgccctctactTCGGTGAGCCGGACTCGGCGGGACACAAGTACGGCCCCGAATCCACGCAGAGGAAAAACATGATCAAGCAGGTGGACAGAACCATCGGTTACTTGAGGCAACGCATCCGGGAGAGCGGCCTGGAGTCAAACCTCAGCCTCATCATCACATCTGACCACGGCATGGAGACTGTCATAAAGACCAACGAGATTCACATCCAGACGGTGGCGAACTTCACGTTCAAAGACATCCAGTTTGAGCTCTTAGATTACGGACCGAATGGACTACTGGTgccaaaagaaggaaaactagAGCATGTGTACTCAGTCCTGAAAAATGCCCACCCAAACTTACACGTGTACAAGAAAGCCGACTTTCCGAGAAGATTCCGCTACGCCAACCATTCCCGGATCACCCCGCTCCTGTTGTACAGCGATCCAGGATACGTGATCCACGGG AGGTACAAGGTCCAGTTCAACAAAGGGGAGCACGGCTTCGACAACGAGGCCATGGCCATGAAAACCATCTTCCGCGCCGTGGGACCGGCCTTCCGGCGGGGGCTGCTGGTGGAGCCCTTCGACAGCGTCCACGTCTACGCCCTCCTCTGCGAGCTGCTGGGCATCACCCCCGAGCCCCACGACGGCGACCTGGAGGCCCTGAGGCCGATGCTGC GCTCCCGCGCTCCTCTCCCTCCCGCCAAGACGCTGCCGGTGACGCTGGGACTCGCTCTCGTTCTGGGACGCTGGGGAGGAAT GCCCTTTTCCAGGCAGCTGCGTGCCCCGGTTGTTCGCGGCCTCCTGGGGCTCGTCCGCCC ACCCAGCGGGACGAGCGATTCTCAGGCTGATTTCCTGGTGCTTCCAGCGTGGCACCACCCAGCCGATATCACCGAATCGTCTAGGCTGGagaaggccttgaagatcatctag